Within Larus michahellis chromosome 22, bLarMic1.1, whole genome shotgun sequence, the genomic segment CTCTTGATGATCTCCACGATCTCGCGGTGCCGGACGCCCTCCACGTTCAGCCCGTTCACCCCCGTGATCGTGTCCCCTAcagtgcagggggtgggggggacgggctCAGGGATGCTGGTCCCCGCTGTCGGggcccccccggccaccccccggGGATGCGCTCACCGGCCTTGAGTCCTGCCGCCTCGGCCGGGCTCCCGCCGTGCACCCGGCACACGAAGGTGAACatctccacgctgttcctgtccTGGTggtgcagcccgtaggtctgaaatggggcagggggggcggtgaggggcacagggaccccccgacccccggcgtgctccccaggcagcagccatCAGGTGGCAATTGCAGTATTTAATTGCTGCCGGGTGATGTGGGGCAGCACCCCAGCCCCGgcaagggggggtggggtgggggtgtctcgCCCCAGATGACTGCGCCCCAAGCGGGGCCCCCCCGGCCACCCCTGCCGTCACAGCTGGGGGTGGCTTCGGTAACCAGGCAGCCCCGTCAGCACTAAAAATAAACCCTGGctcagaaacaatttaaaaataccttcGATGCAAAGCAAGGTGCGGGCTGGAAGGGTGGGGAGcgtggcatggcacggcacagcacagcgTGGcacatggcacggcatggcacagcgtGGCACATGGCACAGCGTGGcacatggcacggcacggcacaacATGGCATGGCACCCACCTGGATCTCGAAGCCGAAGGTCTCTTCCGCCGCCTTCTCCAGCGTCACCACCctcctgggggacagggggatgagGGACAGGGCAGAGCCCCCGGTAGCCCCCACCCCGACTCAACCCCCAGGACCTCGGGCACGTCTCCGCCAAAAGGTGGCGGAGGGGGTTGGGTTTTCCCTGCGCTGGGCAGGACCCCACAGATGGGACTCCCCTCCCCGGGACGGGCACCCCCCCAGGTTGCAGCCTGTCCCGTGAGTGCTGGGCAGGGTCCCCCAGGGAGCTGGGTCCCCGTCGCTGCTCtcacctgcctcagtttccccagtgaAATcacccccatttcccacccctGTGGAGCATCcagagcagcatcccagggccAAGCCCCGACCCACTGGGACACggaccccagccccctccctgtgTGTCCTCCCCCTGTCCCAGACCCCCGTCCCTACCTGTGCTCCTCCGGGGACTGGCTTGGGGACGCCCGCCTGAGCCCCGCACCCTGCGGCAGAGGGAGAGCCATCAGTGGGGGACACTGTCCTGGGGCAcatccccccgccacccccctcTGGCGACAGCCGAAACGGGGCGTCCCACCAGGACCCCACCGAACCCCCGGGGAGCACCGTGCCAAGCTGGCACCGAATCAGCACCAGGGTGCACCCACTGCCCTGCGGCCCCCCCAGACGGGCCGGGCATAAGGAGGCTTTTATCAGCGCTCAAAGCCACCCTCACATCTGCTCCGCGCTCGCCCCACGCTTTGACGTCACCCCGCACCGCACCCCACCCCACGCCATGCTCCAGGGGGGCCCTGGGCACAGAGGGGCCCTGTTGTGGTCACACAAAGTCGagtttttttcatgcaaaattccCCCCCTTCGGCCCAGACAATGTCCCTGTTGTGGAGGGTGCGGAGGCGTGGGCGGGCGGAGGGACCGGCCGGGCATGGCAGGACCCTCGccgcagggcaggaggtggcagggctgtccccaaaTGCCCCTCCACGTGCGGCTGCTGGGCTCCGGCAGCCCTGGCGCAGCGTGGCCAGCGTCACCAGGAGCTGTGCCTCGAGAGCGGCACATGGCTCATCCTCGGGGGTGGCCAGGTGCCaccggctccccctgccctgtgccacaCGGGTGTCACCAGCCCCGTGGCTGGCCGTCCTGAATGCATCCGCAGACATTTAAGTGCAAAACCACCAGAATCGGACACATTCACCACAGGGAAAGTTGCCGCCCGTCACGTCGGGCCCCCACGTCACCCCAGTGATGGGGAGGTGACGCGGGACGCCCCAGCCCCCTTGGGGATGTCTCCGGTGGTGGCCTCGGCCAGCGAGCAGGAGCCAGGCCGCTGCACGTGACCCGGCCTGCGCCAGCACGGCCGCGAGAGCCACTTCTGCTCCGGATGTCGGCTCCGCTCTCGCTTCCCCCCGACGCTCAGGAAGCGCCGCGGGGACGGAGGGGGGTGTCGGGGCGGTGACAGCCCCAGCGCCACCAGAGAGGGGCTTTCCCAGGGACACGGTGGCAGATGGTCCTGGGTCCCACCAAACCAGACCCTGGGCGCCCTgtgccccatcccctgccctccccatggggcagagcccagggcgCCGCGGGGACACGCCTGTCCCGGGGACATGGCCACATTCGCCAGGGTGGGGGCCTGTCCCTGCGCCCCAAAGGCTGCAGAGCAGGACGTGGGGAGGAGCCGGGACAGGGCATGGGGCTCGTGGGGGCCACTGGGTCAGGGTGGGAGCACAGGGAAGATAGTGGGGCAGGACGTGACGCTCGGGGGGACAGCActggagtgggatggggacactgggaaggtGTTGGCGCACGACataaggctgggggggggatggtggtgtcaccgggacaggatggggacacggggtaaggtgtggggggggtggggggagcatcGGGGCAGGACAGAGACACGGGGAAAAGGtcgcggggcagcggggggaagaaCCGGGGCAGGACAAGACCCCAGGAGAAgccgccggggcagccccgcagGGTGCAGGCACCGGTGGCCGCGCGGGACGGCGCCACCCCCCATCCCCGGTgccccggtgtgtcccccccaccccgcagcccgGTGCTGACAGCGGCGCCGGGTCCCGGAGAGCCGCGGGGAGCGGGCAGCCCTACCTTGCGCACCCGGGGCAGGGTgccgccggcggccgccagcGCCCGGTAGAGCTCGGCGGGTGCCGGTCGCTCCGGGGCCGCCGCCGCATCCTCCTCCCGCGGCCggagccgccgcagccgccgcagGGTcatggccgggccgggccgccccgcgcGCCGCTATATCAgcccgcggggggcggggccagctCTCGCCACGCCCCCTCCCATGAGAACACGCCCCTTTCCCGAGCAAACCACGCCCCTTCTGGCGCCAGGTCTCTCCCCAAACGTAAGCCACGCCCCCGCACTAAGCcacgcccccaacccccccgccccggcgcggggacgatgctggggacagcggggacggggggcggcggggggtgtcAGGGGTGTCACCGCCCCGGGGATCACCATGGCGATGACAATGGGACTgtgcgggtggggggggggctgtgtgtgtgtgtcaaggATGATaatgggacagggtgggggggtgtcaagAGCGTCACCACGGGGTGTCACCGCCCCGGGGATCGTCTCGGGGGTGACAATGGGACGGtgcagggaggaagggggggcgTCACCACCCTGGGGATGGTCTTGAGGACGATAATAATGGGCTGGTGCGTGGGGCGGGTCAGGGGTGTCCCTGCAGGGTGCCACTGCCCCAATGATCACCTTGGGGATGATAACgggacagtggtggtggtggtggtgggggggtcaggggtgtcACCGTGGGGTGCCACTGCCCCAGGGAGCACCCCAGGGATGATaacaggaggaaggggagggttTCCCGGGGGCAGGAGCGATGCCGCTCCCAGCAGCTGTCTCACTCCCCAGGACGAGACCCACCACCGCGGCCACATTTGGGGCTCAGTTCAAGGCTGGAGCCGGAGCCCCAGGCCGAGCCTCCAGCCTGGCAGACGGAAGATTTAAACCGCTCCCCAGGAGCTTTGCCAGTGCCAGGGCCCCGGGAAGAACAATTCCCGGAGGCAGGAATGGGACAGGGCTCTGGGCAGCCCCTTGCATTACACCCAGAGGCAGCAGGAATTTTCCAGCTGGAATTAAGGGTTTTGCCcagatgtttatttaaaatttgccaaaaaaaataataaatcagtttGTGACAGTCCCGCTGGCGTTACAGCCCAGCCACCCGGCCAGGGGCTGGCCAGGGGCACTGGGCAGCTCCCGGAGCCGGGCTGCTCCCGCTTGGAAGCGTTTGGGAAAGGCCAGGATCGAGCCCACCACGCTGTCACCCTTCATCAGGGAGCAAAGAGGAGcgtcccatccctctccccagaCCTGGCAGCCCAGGGAATGACGCGGACGAAGCCATCCCAGCCCCATTTTCCCACCACATTTCCTACAAGAGGAGtaataaagacaatttttttgctttaaaaaccaaaaagcatcCTCTCACCTCACCCGCCGTCTCAGCTTCCACACCGGGGTCAGAGTGTGGGGGGCTGCGGCAGGAGCTGCAGACAAAGCCGGGAGCGAGGGGGGGATGAGCCCAGATGGCGGTTCCCCCGCCCCGAGTCTGAGCCCAGGGGGACCCCGGATTTTCCCCTTGATCCGCTCACAAGATGCTCGTTCACGGGAGGCTCTAATTAGGGAGAATTAGCGGGGGCAGCTTGCACAGAACTGAGCAAACAGGATTTTATGGGGCTGCTGGGCGGTTTGGACCAAAATTCACCCTTCTTCGGAGCTGCGGCTCCGTGCGCAGAGAGcggggggatgccaggggggacagggggcactGTGGGgacctgccccccccaccccgtcctgcCGCAGTGACCGACCCacagcaggggtgggggggaaaagacCTGATTTTGGCTGCTGGTCCCTGCGTTGGCTGGAAATCCCTCCGCTGcgtcctcctctcccctctgctggGATCACAGCCTCTCCCGAGTACACCATCGCCACTAACAAGGGGAATATTCAACGTTAAGATCTGCTGAAGAGGATTCCCGGGGAGATGAATGCAGGGaatgagacaccccccccccccccccccgcccccagacgctcctctggggctggggggagtatAAGCTTGGGCAGGCCTCGGCACTCGGTTCCCACCCCCCTACGCCACGGCTAACCCTTGGCAGCAAACGGCGAGAGACTCCCAACACCTCACGTgaataaaacaaacttttaatAATGTACAGCAGAAATCGACAGCCTCgtttttatattaaacaaaagATTTCCTATATTACATTGTATTTACATTTGCATACTGAAGAGGTAAAGTGTCTAAGTGGCTATTTTACAGTCCGTTtctaataaaatatacaaaaccaaacaaataaaagggGCAGATAAGTACCAAGAGATCTGTTCTGAAGCCAGCGTACCACGGGTTCACCCTGCGCCACAGACGAGAAGCACGAGCTCCGACCCTCCGCCTCTCCCCAGCACCAttcgccccccagcaccccacatcccccccctcctCGTCCCCAGCTGCGACGGTGGCCTCTTCTCCTCAACTGCCCGTAATGGGGCATTTttccccggctgctgccgccaccTCGGAGCCGGGCACATTCCTACGTTTGCTACTGGTCAGCTACGGACGCACTGCACCTCCCCGGCACAGGGTTGCATGAAAAGTGCTGTGTAAATGCTACATAGTCAGCGTTCCTACCACGGATCCTCCTCGGTTTTGACTGCCTGGCGATGGCGTCTCTCTACTCAATGAGGCTTCTCTCTTATAGGGGATTCCCTGTCGTCCTGCCCTCACCCCTTCGGACCTTCTCCGGCCCGAAACCGCTCCGCTCGGCCGTTTGGTTTAGCGCTGAGGCAGATGCGTGTGTGGCTACAGttggaggggcagggggagcgaGTCAGTGCAAGTCACGTAGCTGACAGCGTCCTCGTGGAGACCCCGCGCCGTTAACGGGGACGGGAGACTCGTACTGGGAAACCGGAGCCCGcagcgccggcggggcggggggagcgcgcGGCAGACGTACCTACCGGCGTGATGGGCTTTCCTATGGCAGTTTATGTCACAGTCGTTAAGAATTTGTCCCCAACCCGACAGGGTCCtgtcagagcagctggagagTCTGTAGGGTGAAGCGCCCACCACCTCGGTTTCTAAACACAGAAGGGTTCGGTTAAGGGACGTACGGTTCTGCGGACACATGGGAACCTGGGGCTGAGATCCGAGGCTGGacaaagggggaagggaagggaaagccgGACGCTGATGAGGCGTACACTGCTCCCACCTCGGCGCCGCACTGTCCCACCCCAAACTCCACGGGCGGAGGCAAAATGGCTCCAAACACGAGGCAAAGACACAACTCCTCACTTTACACAACGTCACAGACAGGTAGGGAGTCTCGTAGGGAGTCTCGGGGAAGACGGACACACGGACGGATACACAGACAGCAAGAACAgagtgtttcaaaaaaaaaaaaaaaaaaaaaaaaaagaaaaaaagaaacaaacccaaaagttAACCCCGGCGCCCGGAGCAGAGATGAAACCTCACCTTACAGAGCAGGCGCAAGGTTTGAGTAGAAACAGTTCCAGTGTAAATCGAGCTGTGTGCATTCGTtggttgttcatttttttttttttttttttgcagcgaTTTCTTTACAAACAAACAGGTCAAGAGGTAATAATCAtagattgtttttcttctcttataaagaattaacaatattaaaaaaagttaaaatccaGACCCTcccataaaataataataataattaaaaaaaaaataaaatcaaaactactCCAGTTAAAATTTATGGCTTCAGAGTTATACACCGTAGATACTGACCTAACCACCAAACAACCGGCACTTCCCAGATTGCCTTTAATGCTGCCATCAGCACGACAGACTCCGGCCTCAGCTACTCCCGTTTTTGCTGGGCCCAACTGCAGACAACAGTCAAACCAACCCGATGACTTCAAACCGTGATTCGGCATTTCATCGAAAGAAAATTCATGcagttccccccacccccacaagTTATACACAGCCACTTCCAGATTATGagatatttatatatgtatattaaaaagaGATGGGACTTCCAAACCCACACCCCGCTGCCGGGTGCCCCTTGGGAGGTGGGAGAACACCCCGGCTCTGCCCTGAGCGGCCACGAGCGTGCCTGGATGGTGACCCCGGAATCGCGTTCCGACCAGGAGGGTCTCCTGCAGTTCCCCACCGCCCCATCTCCTTCCAGCCGGGCAGCTCCTGCTCTACCTCTGACACACAGCTCGGCTCcggggcagctccccagcccctggtCTCCCTTTCCACCCTACAAAGAATTACAAACCCCAGGGggtcaagacaaaaaaaaaacaaccccaaaacaactgGATTCCAGGAGTGAAGTCAGTTCctcatttgttttgtctttaacaaaaacaaaaaaaaaagaaaaaaaagggagggggtggCAGTGAGGCAACCTGATGGGAAGTTCCTGCAGCCGGCGTAGGGACGGCGAGGCCACGGCACCCATCGGAGAGCTAAGGATCTGGTTTTAAGCAGCCCGTCCAAGCCAGACAATGCTCACGACTCGACAAGGAGAGCACCAGCGCGCACAGCTCAAAAAAAGGACACTCTAGATTTGCACATGCACAGAAAGCACGAACAGAGATGAGCCACCCTACGGGCAGACACTGCACGTCTACGGAAGGAGATGAACAGGCACGGGGGACACGCGCACCTCGCGCATGCAAACACCACTGCGCACACTGACAGCCAGTCAGAGTTCTGGGTTTTGACTTCGAATCTTTCAAGCttaagaaaaaggagggaaatggTTTCGTGAAGCTGATAAACTGTTCAGGCTCAGCCTCTCAGAAGGGAGCACCAtttgttttgcaaatgctttttctgCGTGAACGTGCCAGTCCCTGGAAAAATCCTCAGAGTACGGCAAGAaaaccttccttttcccttcccactcCCAGCACCCCCGGCCTCAACCACTGCCAAGGGGCGCACCGCGCGTGCTGAACTTTACAGGGATTTCCGTTAAAGAAACAAGAGTTACGATCATGGCTGAGATCCCTCAGGTTAAGTCCCTCTCAAGCCTTCACACTGTCAGGAGGTGATCATAAAAGGTTTCGGATTGTTTCATACCCAAGCAGGGCGGAGAGCAATTCAATAGGCTCCGTCACCCCGCCGAGCAGCCCATAGGTCAACGCTGTCTGGTTGGTAGCAGTAGATTGGGCAGAAACACGAGGTAGGCCTCCGTCACACGTCTACTCTAGCATGGCAGCTTCTGTGCAGTTTCCTCCTGCTGGGGCTCAGCGCCTAGATTTTCACATCTTCCTGGACACTGAGCTGCGAGAGGGTTTTCTTAATGCGGAGGGCGGTAAGTCGAGCCGCTCCGTTGGCGTACCAGCATTCCCGCATCATCTTACCCATCACCCGCAGTGCCTAGGCAAGAAACAAGGCAGATGTCAGACCTCTCCTTGTCTCCCAAGTCGCCCCGCCAGGCTGCTGCCGCCTGGCCGGACACACACGCAGCCTCCACACCTCCTAAAACTGGAGCTCAACCTCCAGTATTGTCCTCTTCCGAGCGACACAGGACTGATTtatcttctaatgcctgggaaaaccgcacttttggaagactctagtgtctcaactggtgaaaatatttactttatcacCAGCTCCGGCGTGCGGGTTTTAGGGTTTCAGTGGTTTTGAGCTcaccaggtgcggggatgaggaggagcgagagctgggcacttgccccaagctgccaccagggttatttcataccacggACGGTACATTCAATgcaaattaggaagtttgctcagaagttctctctctctcccttgctggctgccatcctgagaactccttgccccggtgccggagccctcgcagggtcccacatttgctgtcccctgcggggagtgcacggcttcctgctgaggGAATGCCCTGAGTACAGTCCTCATCTATTTTATATTGGTAATTGTATCGacactggttctttagtgttattaacgTTAATTATCTCTTCTTATTCTactaaatctgtttatattccaACCTTCCAggtttctttactttttcttttcccccccctcaattCCCCTTCCCGGGAGGGTAGGGTCATTGGGTGGGAGAAccattgtctaaatgacaataaattgttgcgTACTTACTTTTTACTCACCTTATCGAGGGGGAAGGGGATGTGAAGACGAAAGCAGACCTTACCTCGTAGCTTTGCCACCAGTTTGGGATATTAGGCCGTAATTTCTGATCACATACGACCTTCCGCATCTCCTCAATAGAAGGATCAGAGGGTACGAGGTCGTAGTACGGAAGCTGATATTCTTCGTGGATACCTGAAAGACAGAGAAGGGGAAATGCAATTCCTGGGAGAACGGATCATCACCACAGTGCTCGCTGAAGGCAGACTGATACTGCTTTGGACTCCATGACTCATGGCTGAGATGCGTCAACACTTTGCAGTTATTTAGAACAGAAACGAAGAATTTGGGATTGGAGTTTACAAGAAAAATTCAGGGAAATAAAATGCAGCTGCCCAAGCTGGAACAGAGTCAGCGTGCTGCGATCAACACCTCCCAGCAGAGGCAGGCCCATTGAATCTCGATGGAGCCGAAGGCAGGAGGACTGTCACGTGCACCACGGTGCTGCACTCCTGCCCGCAGCTGGATGTGCCAAGACCCTCATTTACACCAATTTGGGGGAAGAAAGTCACCCACCAAATTAGCACCACCACTTCCTTAAAATCCACCCAAAGGACCATCAGCCACCAGTCAGAGCCTTAACCCCCACTTCTCCCACTTCTCCACCCAGGCCAGCCGTAGCAGCAGCTGCGGGTCCGTTAACTCCCTCAGTAGCAAGACATACAGacccctcctcctgcagccctgctctccaGGCTCGCCTCGAACCTCACAAACACCCGACCAACAGAAACACCAAGGCTGGGAAACCCGGGAGCATGAAGGGTATTACCTCCCGCGTTGCACCTTCGAGCAATCTCCCAGTAGACCAAGCCCAGGGCATAGATATCGGCACATTTAAATGAATCAAAATGCTTCATGTTAATGGTTTCATCCAAGACCTCGGGGGCCATGTATCTGCAGAACAGAAGAGGACGTTAATTTTGAGAGGGGATTCTCTGGAAGACAGTAAATGGCAAGTTTCCCCACATAGCGCTTCCCAGCAGACAAAATTCTGCTCTGCACAGCCTTAATCAGAACAGAACCGGACCCCGTGGTCTAATAGAGTGAACAAAATAACTCAAAAAGAATAGCAAGTTGGGAAAGAGCTAAAACTGTCCAGAAGCACATCAGGCTCCAGACAGCAGGAGCCAAAGGCTTTTGAGAATGCCAAGCTTGTTATCAAGTATTATATGAGCTCCCTGGTGCTGAGAGGTATAGCTGGCCTACACCCCTCAGCTCGATGGCACCTGGAGATGAAGGTACTGACGCCCTTTCGACACCCATCTGGGCACGGTGCTGGCACTGGTGAGACACTTGGAAACGCTTAAGACAGAGAATTTCACCAGTGCTCAATCAGCAGCTCAGGCATTTGCTAGTCACACTCTGGTGCCATCAAATGCTGGCCAAGAACACTGTTCTCCTACCGTTTGGTTCCAACCCTTTGATTTGGTGCAATATCAATCGTATCCGTAACCGAATCATGCCGGACAGCCAGACCAAGGTCGGCGATGGCACACGTGCCGTTCTTCTTCACCAAGATGTTCTTGGATTTCAAGTCCCTGTGAGCAATCCCAGGCTTTcctaacagaacaaaacaaaaagtagcGGGGGTCAAGGTCTGGTGAAATCTGTTAGTCAAACTGGCGCAGAGGCAGTACCGGATTTCAGGGCGTTAGTTAAACTCTCAGTGTTGCAACACATTTTCCTGTTTGGATACACTTGAGCGCTGAAGAACAGCGTGGTGCTGCCAGCCTCTGGCATGCGAAGGCTCCACTCACGCTTCGGAGGCTCCGCTGATGCAGTAGCACCCAGGGGCCTCAAGAGGGACATAAACTCCACTGTCCCAGGCATCAGACACGTTGACGGGGACGTAAGGAGTTTATAATTCTGCTGCTGCCTACGCTAACACCCCACCCAAGTAGCACCAATTTTAGGACGGGGACGTGAAATGCTGCTATAATTCCCAGGAGCCAGCGCGAGGCTAACCCACTTTGCAGCCAGCCAAAGCAAGCAGTCTGTTTCTGGTCAATACTGACCAGATGCATCCGGGCTGACTCAGCCGGTGTTTTCTGTGCAGCACATCAGTCCCCCCGGTCAATTCGGCTTTACTCCCCCCGCCTCAAGAATTCCCAGCATCTTTTCAAACTTTGCTCTTACCCTGAGTACCCACAATCTCCATGTGTAGATGGGCCAGCCCACTAGCAGCAGACAGGGCGAGCTTGATCATCCCCTCAATAGTCACCGTGTATCGATTAAGGTAGTCAAAGAGAGATCCATGCTCGTGGTAATCGGAGACGAGCCACAGCTGAGTCCACGTTCCGTTATCTGCAGCAGGAAAGAGACTGTGTCGGGTACAACGCAGGGACAGCACGGAGCCATCCAGTGCTTTGCACCCTATCTTTTTGGTgcagaggagagctgctgggcaaGGAGGAGGCTCAACAGCCAGCCTGGGGGCAAATAAGGTAAAGAATTTTAAGGCAAAACGCAACTTTGCAAGGTACAGCTAATGCACCATCATGCCTCTCGACAACAGCAGTAATTTTACCATCTTTTGGTAAGAAACATTCAAACATGCAGCTATTTGAAAAGCACGCTGACAGTTTTCGTTAACCATTTCATTGTA encodes:
- the ACVR1B gene encoding activin receptor type-1B isoform X2, whose protein sequence is MVSVFNLDGVKHHVRTCIPEAKLIPAGKPFYCLSSEDLRNTHCCYSDFCNKIDLMVPSGHLKDNEPPSSWGPVELVAVIAGPVFLVFVVMIIVVFVFHHHQRVYHNRQRLDMEDPSCEMCLSKDKTLQDLVYDLSTSGSGSGLPLFVQRTVARTIVLQEIIGKGRFGEVWRGRWRGGDVAVKIFSSREERSWFREAEIYQTVMLRHENILGFIAADNKDNGTWTQLWLVSDYHEHGSLFDYLNRYTVTIEGMIKLALSAASGLAHLHMEIVGTQGKPGIAHRDLKSKNILVKKNGTCAIADLGLAVRHDSVTDTIDIAPNQRVGTKRYMAPEVLDETINMKHFDSFKCADIYALGLVYWEIARRCNAGGIHEEYQLPYYDLVPSDPSIEEMRKVVCDQKLRPNIPNWWQSYEALRVMGKMMRECWYANGAARLTALRIKKTLSQLSVQEDVKI